A genomic region of Desulfosarcina ovata subsp. ovata contains the following coding sequences:
- a CDS encoding glycosyltransferase has product MYPSVSVIIRGYNRERYIGQAIESVLAQTYTDFDLLVWDDGSTDKTAQIAIEYAKKDRRVRVAACDHRGAVKSLKAAVADTFGAYLCWVDSDDLLAPTALEEMVAVLKKNPSVGMVYTDYQLIDTVGRVKGNGRRCRIPYSKDRLLLDFMTFHFRLIRRSVYEQTGGIDADFRCAEDYDLCLRLSEVTEIRHIQKPLYQYRVHPRSISHEMRLEQVHWSREAISNALKRRGLADRFEVDLQIRERFSLKRREPDG; this is encoded by the coding sequence ATGTATCCATCAGTGTCGGTAATCATCAGGGGCTACAACCGAGAACGATATATCGGCCAAGCCATCGAAAGCGTGCTTGCTCAGACTTATACGGACTTCGATCTGCTGGTCTGGGATGACGGCTCAACCGACAAGACCGCCCAAATCGCCATCGAATATGCAAAGAAGGACAGACGCGTCCGTGTCGCCGCATGCGATCACCGGGGGGCTGTTAAGTCCTTGAAGGCCGCCGTGGCGGATACCTTCGGGGCCTACCTGTGCTGGGTGGACAGCGACGACCTTTTGGCACCCACGGCATTGGAAGAAATGGTCGCGGTCCTGAAAAAGAATCCGTCGGTGGGGATGGTCTATACAGATTACCAGCTAATTGACACTGTCGGGCGGGTTAAGGGGAACGGACGACGGTGTCGTATTCCGTACAGCAAGGACCGGTTACTTCTCGATTTTATGACTTTCCATTTTCGGCTCATACGCCGTTCGGTTTACGAACAGACAGGCGGTATCGATGCCGATTTCAGATGCGCCGAAGACTACGATCTATGCCTGCGTTTATCTGAAGTCACTGAAATTCGTCACATTCAAAAGCCGCTGTACCAATATCGAGTCCATCCCCGGTCCATTTCCCATGAGATGCGGCTGGAACAAGTCCACTGGTCTCGGGAAGCCATTTCTAATGCTTTGAAGCGCAGGGGGCTGGCGGATCGCTTTGAGGTCGATCTTCAAATTCGAGAACGCTTCTCGCTGAAAAGGAGAGAACCCGATGGATGA